One window of the Anomalospiza imberbis isolate Cuckoo-Finch-1a 21T00152 chromosome 12, ASM3175350v1, whole genome shotgun sequence genome contains the following:
- the ZDHHC1 gene encoding palmitoyltransferase ZDHHC1 isoform X2: protein MNICNKPHNKIAPEDLGEAVPEVKVQRARRNGWSWPLHLFQVIAWLLFLFFALVGFGILVPLLPRHWLPAGYICPGVCFIYHLVVHLTAVSIDPADANVREKNYLGPLATFNRNQHAHVIENHHCHVCDVDVSSKSKHCGTCNKCVCGFDHHCKWLNNCVGERNYWVFLNSVLSAILGLGLLLLVAFYVFVEFFVDPAVLRSDQHFDALRNHMDRWFVFLPASPVETRAPAILVTAGIFILLSLVTMILLGHLLTFHIYLLWHKLTTYEYILQQRPQQQPDKVDKKQESCSSQVRPSQEADLLSGNPGYTDPGIQVEEFSTVTSGKSFPKLYVHNQEGGPKQSSSPESPSLLSVAPCQQKKRRKKMQKASSSAMDSGSKAHGTPQPLLPDPPLGEKFPATAAASPSHRLHLLAPAFPLRAAASPGSMGLIQAAGPPADCHSESAESMDEIPVAQTRLGSPVLQGPPKNNSGNSQHYPLSTDNPRGVRKKNLYSEHKVKRRSCQLDRRMERDLELCSKVPAVFVSKSSGEPLVLQPQPSESTSEPDHRKCTSKQHVGTHDPCSKDVRTRTTVA, encoded by the exons ATGAATATCTGCAATAAACCCCATAATAAGATAGCTCCAGAGGATCTGGGCGAAGCTGTCCCTGAGGTGAAGGTCCAACGCGCTCGAAGaaatggctggagctggccccTGCACCTGTTCCAGGTCATTGCCTGGCTGCTGTTCCTGTTCTTTGCTCTGGTTGGCTTTGGAATCCTGGTTCCTCTGCTGCCCCGCCACTGGCTGCCCGCTGGTTACATC TGTCCAGGAGTGTGTTTTATCTACCATTTAGTTGTTCATCTTACTGCAGTTTCCATTGATCCTGCGGATGCAAACGTGCGAGAAAAAAACTATCTGGGGCCTCTGGCCACCTTCAACCGTAACCAACATGCACATGTCATTGAGAACCATCACTGCCATGTCTGTGATGTAGATGT GAGTTCCAAGTCAAAGCACTGTGGAACTTGCAACAAGTGTGTGTGTGGCTTTGATCATCACTGCAAATGGCTCAACAACTGTGTGGGAGAGAGAAACTACTG GGTCTTTTTGAATAGTGTGCTGTCTGCCATTCTGGGCCTGGGGCTTCTGCTGCTCGTCGCTTTCTACGTCTTTGTGGAGTTCTTCGTCGACCCTGCGGTGCTTCGCTCTGACCAGCACTTCGATG CTTTGAGGAACCACATGGACCGCTGGTTTGTGTTTCTTCCTGCATCTCCTGTTGAGACCCGGGCACCTGCCATTTTGGTGACAGCTGggatttttattcttctgagCCTAGTGACCATGATCCTGCTGGGCCACCTCTTGACATTTCACATTTATCTCT tGTGGCACAAGCTGACTACGTATGAGTACATCCTGCAGCAgcgtccccagcagcagccagacaaAGTAGACAAGAAACAGGAGTCTTGTTCCTCCCAAGTGAGACCCAGTCAG gaaGCTGACCTATTGTCAGGTAATCCTGGCTATACAGACCCTGGAATTCAAGTAGAGGAATTCTCAACAGTAACTTCAGGAAAAAG CTTTCCAAAGCTCTATGTCCATAACCAAGAAGGTGGTCCCAAGCAGAGCTCATCCCCTGAGTCCccatctcttctctctgtggCCCCTTGTCAG cagaagaaaagaagaaagaaaatgcagaaagctTCTTCCTCAGCAATGGACAGTGGATCTAAAGCACATGGTACACCACAGCCTTTGTTACCAGATCCCCCATTAGGTGAGA AGTTCCCAGCCACGGCTGCTGCCTCACCTTCCCACAGGCTTCACCTCTTAGCACCAGCTTttcctctgagagctgctgcgTCCCCCGGCAGCATGGGCCTCATCCAGGCAGCAGGACCCCCAGCTGACTGTCACTCAGAGTCTGCTGAGTCCATGGATGAGATTCCTGTGGCTCAGACTCGCCTTGGGAGCCCAGTCCTTCAAGGGCCTCCTAAGAATAACTCAGGCAACTCTCAACATTATCCCTTGTCCACAGACAATCCCAGAGGAGTCAGGAAGAAGAATCTGTATTCTGAGCACAAGGTCAAAAGGAGAAGCTGCCAGCTGGATAGACGCATGGAACGAGACCTGGAACTTTGTTCTAAGGTTCCTGCTGTGTTTGTAAGTAAGAGCAGTGGAGAACCTCTTGTCCTTCAGCCTCAGCCCAGTGAGAGCACATCAGAGCCTGACCACAGAAAATGCACCAGCAAGCAGCATGTGGGCACACATGATCCATGCTCAAAGGACGTAAGGACAAGAACCACAGTGGCCTAG
- the ZDHHC1 gene encoding palmitoyltransferase ZDHHC1 isoform X1, translating to MNICNKPHNKIAPEDLGEAVPEVKVQRARRNGWSWPLHLFQVIAWLLFLFFALVGFGILVPLLPRHWLPAGYICPGVCFIYHLVVHLTAVSIDPADANVREKNYLGPLATFNRNQHAHVIENHHCHVCDVDVSSKSKHCGTCNKCVCGFDHHCKWLNNCVGERNYWVFLNSVLSAILGLGLLLLVAFYVFVEFFVDPAVLRSDQHFDALRNHMDRWFVFLPASPVETRAPAILVTAGIFILLSLVTMILLGHLLTFHIYLLWHKLTTYEYILQQRPQQQPDKVDKKQESCSSQVRPSQEADLLSGNPGYTDPGIQVEEFSTVTSGKSFPKLYVHNQEGGPKQSSSPESPSLLSVAPCQQQKKRRKKMQKASSSAMDSGSKAHGTPQPLLPDPPLGEKFPATAAASPSHRLHLLAPAFPLRAAASPGSMGLIQAAGPPADCHSESAESMDEIPVAQTRLGSPVLQGPPKNNSGNSQHYPLSTDNPRGVRKKNLYSEHKVKRRSCQLDRRMERDLELCSKVPAVFVSKSSGEPLVLQPQPSESTSEPDHRKCTSKQHVGTHDPCSKDVRTRTTVA from the exons ATGAATATCTGCAATAAACCCCATAATAAGATAGCTCCAGAGGATCTGGGCGAAGCTGTCCCTGAGGTGAAGGTCCAACGCGCTCGAAGaaatggctggagctggccccTGCACCTGTTCCAGGTCATTGCCTGGCTGCTGTTCCTGTTCTTTGCTCTGGTTGGCTTTGGAATCCTGGTTCCTCTGCTGCCCCGCCACTGGCTGCCCGCTGGTTACATC TGTCCAGGAGTGTGTTTTATCTACCATTTAGTTGTTCATCTTACTGCAGTTTCCATTGATCCTGCGGATGCAAACGTGCGAGAAAAAAACTATCTGGGGCCTCTGGCCACCTTCAACCGTAACCAACATGCACATGTCATTGAGAACCATCACTGCCATGTCTGTGATGTAGATGT GAGTTCCAAGTCAAAGCACTGTGGAACTTGCAACAAGTGTGTGTGTGGCTTTGATCATCACTGCAAATGGCTCAACAACTGTGTGGGAGAGAGAAACTACTG GGTCTTTTTGAATAGTGTGCTGTCTGCCATTCTGGGCCTGGGGCTTCTGCTGCTCGTCGCTTTCTACGTCTTTGTGGAGTTCTTCGTCGACCCTGCGGTGCTTCGCTCTGACCAGCACTTCGATG CTTTGAGGAACCACATGGACCGCTGGTTTGTGTTTCTTCCTGCATCTCCTGTTGAGACCCGGGCACCTGCCATTTTGGTGACAGCTGggatttttattcttctgagCCTAGTGACCATGATCCTGCTGGGCCACCTCTTGACATTTCACATTTATCTCT tGTGGCACAAGCTGACTACGTATGAGTACATCCTGCAGCAgcgtccccagcagcagccagacaaAGTAGACAAGAAACAGGAGTCTTGTTCCTCCCAAGTGAGACCCAGTCAG gaaGCTGACCTATTGTCAGGTAATCCTGGCTATACAGACCCTGGAATTCAAGTAGAGGAATTCTCAACAGTAACTTCAGGAAAAAG CTTTCCAAAGCTCTATGTCCATAACCAAGAAGGTGGTCCCAAGCAGAGCTCATCCCCTGAGTCCccatctcttctctctgtggCCCCTTGTCAG cagcagaagaaaagaagaaagaaaatgcagaaagctTCTTCCTCAGCAATGGACAGTGGATCTAAAGCACATGGTACACCACAGCCTTTGTTACCAGATCCCCCATTAGGTGAGA AGTTCCCAGCCACGGCTGCTGCCTCACCTTCCCACAGGCTTCACCTCTTAGCACCAGCTTttcctctgagagctgctgcgTCCCCCGGCAGCATGGGCCTCATCCAGGCAGCAGGACCCCCAGCTGACTGTCACTCAGAGTCTGCTGAGTCCATGGATGAGATTCCTGTGGCTCAGACTCGCCTTGGGAGCCCAGTCCTTCAAGGGCCTCCTAAGAATAACTCAGGCAACTCTCAACATTATCCCTTGTCCACAGACAATCCCAGAGGAGTCAGGAAGAAGAATCTGTATTCTGAGCACAAGGTCAAAAGGAGAAGCTGCCAGCTGGATAGACGCATGGAACGAGACCTGGAACTTTGTTCTAAGGTTCCTGCTGTGTTTGTAAGTAAGAGCAGTGGAGAACCTCTTGTCCTTCAGCCTCAGCCCAGTGAGAGCACATCAGAGCCTGACCACAGAAAATGCACCAGCAAGCAGCATGTGGGCACACATGATCCATGCTCAAAGGACGTAAGGACAAGAACCACAGTGGCCTAG
- the ZDHHC1 gene encoding palmitoyltransferase ZDHHC1 isoform X5, with protein sequence MNICNKPHNKIAPEDLGEAVPEVKVQRARRNGWSWPLHLFQVIAWLLFLFFALVGFGILVPLLPRHWLPAGYICPGVCFIYHLVVHLTAVSIDPADANVREKNYLGPLATFNRNQHAHVIENHHCHVCDVDVSSKSKHCGTCNKCVCGFDHHCKWLNNCVGERNYWVFLNSVLSAILGLGLLLLVAFYVFVEFFVDPAVLRSDQHFDALRNHMDRWFVFLPASPVETRAPAILVTAGIFILLSLVTMILLGHLLTFHIYLLWHKLTTYEYILQQRPQQQPDKVDKKQESCSSQVRPSQEADLLSGNPGYTDPGIQVEEFSTVTSGKSFPKLYVHNQEGGPKQSSSPESPSLLSVAPCQQKKRRKKMQKASSSAMDSGSKAHGTPQPLLPDPPLDNPRGVRKKNLYSEHKVKRRSCQLDRRMERDLELCSKVPAVFVSKSSGEPLVLQPQPSESTSEPDHRKCTSKQHVGTHDPCSKDVRTRTTVA encoded by the exons ATGAATATCTGCAATAAACCCCATAATAAGATAGCTCCAGAGGATCTGGGCGAAGCTGTCCCTGAGGTGAAGGTCCAACGCGCTCGAAGaaatggctggagctggccccTGCACCTGTTCCAGGTCATTGCCTGGCTGCTGTTCCTGTTCTTTGCTCTGGTTGGCTTTGGAATCCTGGTTCCTCTGCTGCCCCGCCACTGGCTGCCCGCTGGTTACATC TGTCCAGGAGTGTGTTTTATCTACCATTTAGTTGTTCATCTTACTGCAGTTTCCATTGATCCTGCGGATGCAAACGTGCGAGAAAAAAACTATCTGGGGCCTCTGGCCACCTTCAACCGTAACCAACATGCACATGTCATTGAGAACCATCACTGCCATGTCTGTGATGTAGATGT GAGTTCCAAGTCAAAGCACTGTGGAACTTGCAACAAGTGTGTGTGTGGCTTTGATCATCACTGCAAATGGCTCAACAACTGTGTGGGAGAGAGAAACTACTG GGTCTTTTTGAATAGTGTGCTGTCTGCCATTCTGGGCCTGGGGCTTCTGCTGCTCGTCGCTTTCTACGTCTTTGTGGAGTTCTTCGTCGACCCTGCGGTGCTTCGCTCTGACCAGCACTTCGATG CTTTGAGGAACCACATGGACCGCTGGTTTGTGTTTCTTCCTGCATCTCCTGTTGAGACCCGGGCACCTGCCATTTTGGTGACAGCTGggatttttattcttctgagCCTAGTGACCATGATCCTGCTGGGCCACCTCTTGACATTTCACATTTATCTCT tGTGGCACAAGCTGACTACGTATGAGTACATCCTGCAGCAgcgtccccagcagcagccagacaaAGTAGACAAGAAACAGGAGTCTTGTTCCTCCCAAGTGAGACCCAGTCAG gaaGCTGACCTATTGTCAGGTAATCCTGGCTATACAGACCCTGGAATTCAAGTAGAGGAATTCTCAACAGTAACTTCAGGAAAAAG CTTTCCAAAGCTCTATGTCCATAACCAAGAAGGTGGTCCCAAGCAGAGCTCATCCCCTGAGTCCccatctcttctctctgtggCCCCTTGTCAG cagaagaaaagaagaaagaaaatgcagaaagctTCTTCCTCAGCAATGGACAGTGGATCTAAAGCACATGGTACACCACAGCCTTTGTTACCAGATCCCCCATTAG ACAATCCCAGAGGAGTCAGGAAGAAGAATCTGTATTCTGAGCACAAGGTCAAAAGGAGAAGCTGCCAGCTGGATAGACGCATGGAACGAGACCTGGAACTTTGTTCTAAGGTTCCTGCTGTGTTTGTAAGTAAGAGCAGTGGAGAACCTCTTGTCCTTCAGCCTCAGCCCAGTGAGAGCACATCAGAGCCTGACCACAGAAAATGCACCAGCAAGCAGCATGTGGGCACACATGATCCATGCTCAAAGGACGTAAGGACAAGAACCACAGTGGCCTAG
- the ZDHHC1 gene encoding palmitoyltransferase ZDHHC1 isoform X4, with product MNICNKPHNKIAPEDLGEAVPEVKVQRARRNGWSWPLHLFQVIAWLLFLFFALVGFGILVPLLPRHWLPAGYICPGVCFIYHLVVHLTAVSIDPADANVREKNYLGPLATFNRNQHAHVIENHHCHVCDVDVSSKSKHCGTCNKCVCGFDHHCKWLNNCVGERNYWVFLNSVLSAILGLGLLLLVAFYVFVEFFVDPAVLRSDQHFDALRNHMDRWFVFLPASPVETRAPAILVTAGIFILLSLVTMILLGHLLTFHIYLLWHKLTTYEYILQQRPQQQPDKVDKKQESCSSQVRPSQEADLLSGNPGYTDPGIQVEEFSTVTSGKSFPKLYVHNQEGGPKQSSSPESPSLLSVAPCQQQKKRRKKMQKASSSAMDSGSKAHGTPQPLLPDPPLDNPRGVRKKNLYSEHKVKRRSCQLDRRMERDLELCSKVPAVFVSKSSGEPLVLQPQPSESTSEPDHRKCTSKQHVGTHDPCSKDVRTRTTVA from the exons ATGAATATCTGCAATAAACCCCATAATAAGATAGCTCCAGAGGATCTGGGCGAAGCTGTCCCTGAGGTGAAGGTCCAACGCGCTCGAAGaaatggctggagctggccccTGCACCTGTTCCAGGTCATTGCCTGGCTGCTGTTCCTGTTCTTTGCTCTGGTTGGCTTTGGAATCCTGGTTCCTCTGCTGCCCCGCCACTGGCTGCCCGCTGGTTACATC TGTCCAGGAGTGTGTTTTATCTACCATTTAGTTGTTCATCTTACTGCAGTTTCCATTGATCCTGCGGATGCAAACGTGCGAGAAAAAAACTATCTGGGGCCTCTGGCCACCTTCAACCGTAACCAACATGCACATGTCATTGAGAACCATCACTGCCATGTCTGTGATGTAGATGT GAGTTCCAAGTCAAAGCACTGTGGAACTTGCAACAAGTGTGTGTGTGGCTTTGATCATCACTGCAAATGGCTCAACAACTGTGTGGGAGAGAGAAACTACTG GGTCTTTTTGAATAGTGTGCTGTCTGCCATTCTGGGCCTGGGGCTTCTGCTGCTCGTCGCTTTCTACGTCTTTGTGGAGTTCTTCGTCGACCCTGCGGTGCTTCGCTCTGACCAGCACTTCGATG CTTTGAGGAACCACATGGACCGCTGGTTTGTGTTTCTTCCTGCATCTCCTGTTGAGACCCGGGCACCTGCCATTTTGGTGACAGCTGggatttttattcttctgagCCTAGTGACCATGATCCTGCTGGGCCACCTCTTGACATTTCACATTTATCTCT tGTGGCACAAGCTGACTACGTATGAGTACATCCTGCAGCAgcgtccccagcagcagccagacaaAGTAGACAAGAAACAGGAGTCTTGTTCCTCCCAAGTGAGACCCAGTCAG gaaGCTGACCTATTGTCAGGTAATCCTGGCTATACAGACCCTGGAATTCAAGTAGAGGAATTCTCAACAGTAACTTCAGGAAAAAG CTTTCCAAAGCTCTATGTCCATAACCAAGAAGGTGGTCCCAAGCAGAGCTCATCCCCTGAGTCCccatctcttctctctgtggCCCCTTGTCAG cagcagaagaaaagaagaaagaaaatgcagaaagctTCTTCCTCAGCAATGGACAGTGGATCTAAAGCACATGGTACACCACAGCCTTTGTTACCAGATCCCCCATTAG ACAATCCCAGAGGAGTCAGGAAGAAGAATCTGTATTCTGAGCACAAGGTCAAAAGGAGAAGCTGCCAGCTGGATAGACGCATGGAACGAGACCTGGAACTTTGTTCTAAGGTTCCTGCTGTGTTTGTAAGTAAGAGCAGTGGAGAACCTCTTGTCCTTCAGCCTCAGCCCAGTGAGAGCACATCAGAGCCTGACCACAGAAAATGCACCAGCAAGCAGCATGTGGGCACACATGATCCATGCTCAAAGGACGTAAGGACAAGAACCACAGTGGCCTAG
- the TPPP3 gene encoding tubulin polymerization-promoting protein family member 3, which translates to MAGNAEMASLEESFRKFAIYGDTKATGQEMNGKNWAKLCKDCKVTDGKSVTSTDVDIVFSKVKGKTARVINYEEFKKALEELAPKRFKDKSKEEAYEAICQLVAGKEPINVGVTKAKTVGAVERLTDTSKYTGSHKERFDESGKGKGKSGRENIVDTSGYVSAYKNAGTYDAKVKK; encoded by the exons aTGGCCGGGAATGCTGAGATGGCATCCCTGGAAGAGAGCTTCCGCAAATTCGCCATCTACGGCGACACCAAGGCGACGGGGCAGGAGATGAACGGGAAGAACTGGGCTAAGCTGTGCAAAGACTGCAAAGTCACCGACGGCAAAAGCGTCACCAGCACCGACGTGGACATTGTCTTCTCCAAGGTGAA AGGGAAGACAGCTCGTGTCATCAACTACGAGGAGTTCAAGAAAGCGCTGGAGGAGCTGGCCCCCAAGAGGTTTAAGGACAAGAGCAAAGAGGAGGCGTACGAAGCCATCTGCCAGCTGGTGGCAGGGAAGGAGCCCATTAACGTGGGTGTCACG AAAGCCAAGACAGTCGGAGCCGTGGAGAGGCTGACGGACACCTCCAAGTACACGGGCTCCCACAAGGAGCGCTTTGACGAGAGCGGCAAGGGCAAGGGCAAGAGTGGGCGGGAGAACATCGTGGACACCAGCGGCTACGTCAGTGCCTACAAGAACGCGGGCACCTACGACGCCAAAGTCAAAAAGTAG
- the ZDHHC1 gene encoding palmitoyltransferase ZDHHC1 isoform X3 has translation MNICNKPHNKIAPEDLGEAVPEVKVQRARRNGWSWPLHLFQVIAWLLFLFFALVGFGILVPLLPRHWLPAGYICPGVCFIYHLVVHLTAVSIDPADANVREKNYLGPLATFNRNQHAHVIENHHCHVCDVDVSSKSKHCGTCNKCVCGFDHHCKWLNNCVGERNYWVFLNSVLSAILGLGLLLLVAFYVFVEFFVDPAVLRSDQHFDALRNHMDRWFVFLPASPVETRAPAILVTAGIFILLSLVTMILLGHLLTFHIYLLWHKLTTYEYILQQRPQQQPDKVDKKQESCSSQVRPSQEADLLSGNPGYTDPGIQVEEFSTVTSGKSFPKLYVHNQEGGPKQSSSPESPSLLSVAPCQQQKKRRKKMQKASSSAMDSGSKAHGTPQPLLPDPPLEFPATAAASPSHRLHLLAPAFPLRAAASPGSMGLIQAAGPPADCHSESAESMDEIPVAQTRLGSPVLQGPPKNNSGNSQHYPLSTDNPRGVRKKNLYSEHKVKRRSCQLDRRMERDLELCSKVPAVFVSKSSGEPLVLQPQPSESTSEPDHRKCTSKQHVGTHDPCSKDVRTRTTVA, from the exons ATGAATATCTGCAATAAACCCCATAATAAGATAGCTCCAGAGGATCTGGGCGAAGCTGTCCCTGAGGTGAAGGTCCAACGCGCTCGAAGaaatggctggagctggccccTGCACCTGTTCCAGGTCATTGCCTGGCTGCTGTTCCTGTTCTTTGCTCTGGTTGGCTTTGGAATCCTGGTTCCTCTGCTGCCCCGCCACTGGCTGCCCGCTGGTTACATC TGTCCAGGAGTGTGTTTTATCTACCATTTAGTTGTTCATCTTACTGCAGTTTCCATTGATCCTGCGGATGCAAACGTGCGAGAAAAAAACTATCTGGGGCCTCTGGCCACCTTCAACCGTAACCAACATGCACATGTCATTGAGAACCATCACTGCCATGTCTGTGATGTAGATGT GAGTTCCAAGTCAAAGCACTGTGGAACTTGCAACAAGTGTGTGTGTGGCTTTGATCATCACTGCAAATGGCTCAACAACTGTGTGGGAGAGAGAAACTACTG GGTCTTTTTGAATAGTGTGCTGTCTGCCATTCTGGGCCTGGGGCTTCTGCTGCTCGTCGCTTTCTACGTCTTTGTGGAGTTCTTCGTCGACCCTGCGGTGCTTCGCTCTGACCAGCACTTCGATG CTTTGAGGAACCACATGGACCGCTGGTTTGTGTTTCTTCCTGCATCTCCTGTTGAGACCCGGGCACCTGCCATTTTGGTGACAGCTGggatttttattcttctgagCCTAGTGACCATGATCCTGCTGGGCCACCTCTTGACATTTCACATTTATCTCT tGTGGCACAAGCTGACTACGTATGAGTACATCCTGCAGCAgcgtccccagcagcagccagacaaAGTAGACAAGAAACAGGAGTCTTGTTCCTCCCAAGTGAGACCCAGTCAG gaaGCTGACCTATTGTCAGGTAATCCTGGCTATACAGACCCTGGAATTCAAGTAGAGGAATTCTCAACAGTAACTTCAGGAAAAAG CTTTCCAAAGCTCTATGTCCATAACCAAGAAGGTGGTCCCAAGCAGAGCTCATCCCCTGAGTCCccatctcttctctctgtggCCCCTTGTCAG cagcagaagaaaagaagaaagaaaatgcagaaagctTCTTCCTCAGCAATGGACAGTGGATCTAAAGCACATGGTACACCACAGCCTTTGTTACCAGATCCCCCATTAG AGTTCCCAGCCACGGCTGCTGCCTCACCTTCCCACAGGCTTCACCTCTTAGCACCAGCTTttcctctgagagctgctgcgTCCCCCGGCAGCATGGGCCTCATCCAGGCAGCAGGACCCCCAGCTGACTGTCACTCAGAGTCTGCTGAGTCCATGGATGAGATTCCTGTGGCTCAGACTCGCCTTGGGAGCCCAGTCCTTCAAGGGCCTCCTAAGAATAACTCAGGCAACTCTCAACATTATCCCTTGTCCACAGACAATCCCAGAGGAGTCAGGAAGAAGAATCTGTATTCTGAGCACAAGGTCAAAAGGAGAAGCTGCCAGCTGGATAGACGCATGGAACGAGACCTGGAACTTTGTTCTAAGGTTCCTGCTGTGTTTGTAAGTAAGAGCAGTGGAGAACCTCTTGTCCTTCAGCCTCAGCCCAGTGAGAGCACATCAGAGCCTGACCACAGAAAATGCACCAGCAAGCAGCATGTGGGCACACATGATCCATGCTCAAAGGACGTAAGGACAAGAACCACAGTGGCCTAG